Genomic segment of Streptomyces zhihengii:
TGGAGCGCCTTCCCGGCGGCAAGGTCGTCACCCGCACGCTCTCGTACGCCCGGCCGGAGGGGGTTCGCGAGGCAGTGCCCCCGGAGCCGGTGCGGCCCGTGGAGCCCGTGCGGCCCGCCCCCGCCCCCGTCGCCCCCGTCGAGCCCGAGCCCGAGCCGGTGCCGGTGCCGGAAGCCGCCGCCCCGCCGCCGGAGCCCGGGACACCCCCGGCCCCGCTCCCGGAGCCCGCCGCGTACGACCCGGACCGCCACCGCACCGCCTCCGGCCTGCTCTCCGCGCTGCGGCGCGACGACGCCCGCCTGCTGCTCTCCGCGCACGAGGTGCGCCGACTGACCCCCGCCGTCTCCGCCTGGCTCGAACGCGAGGCCCACCCCGACGCCGTCCGCCTCGCTCTCACCACCGGCCTGCCCGCCACCCTCAGACGCCCCGCCGGCCTCCTCGCCCACCGCCTCGCCACCCTCCTGCCGCCACCCCTCCCGGCTCCGCCGCCCCCGCCCCTCCCGATGCGGAACTGCGACGGCTGCGAACGCGGCATCCGCGCCCCGGAGGGGGAGCTGTGCCGCGACTGCCGGGGCACGGCGGCGAGGGCCGCCTAGCATGAGAGGGACGACCCCTGCCGCCGGGTACGGACGACGAGGAGCGAGCCCCATGACCATCGCCCCGGACGACGCTCAGCACGACGCCCGCCTGTACGAGGTCATGCGCGAGTTCGTCCAGTCCATGGACGACACCCTTCCCGGCAAGTTCGAGATCACCAAGGAAGGGATCGTCCACGACATGATGTCGCCCGCACGGCCGCACGAGCTCACCGTGCTGCGTGTCCGCCGGCGCCTCGAACAGGTGCTTCCGGAGGGCTTGGTGGCGCACACCGGCACGCCCGACGTGGAGCACGCGGGCGAAGGCGTCATGCGCCACCCGGACGTGATGGTCATCGCCGAGGCCGACATGGAGGGCGAGGGCTCGTTCGACCCGTACACCGTGCTCGCCGCGATCGAGGTCGTCTCCCGCTCCAACCCGGACAACGACTGGGTGGGCAAGATGCGCGACTACCCCTTGCTCGGCATCCCGGTCTACGCGCTCTTCGACCCCCGCACCGGTTCCGGCGCGGTACTCGGCGACATCCACACCACCCCGGCGGGCCCGCGCTACGCCGCCCGCCGGGAGTTCGTGTACGGCGAGAAGGTCACCATCGGCGACTGGACGATCCCGACCGAGGGGCTGCCGCTGTACGCGGACTGATCAGGCGTCCGCCCGTACGTCACGACACCCGCCGGTACGCGGCGGACCCGCACGCTCGGCGAGCGTGCGGGTCCGGTCCGGGGAGCGCGGGGCGTTCAGCCCTGCGGCAGCCACTCCCGCCAGGTCGGCTCGTTCGCGGCGACCCACTTCCTCGCGGCCTCCTCGGGCGAGAGCTTCTGCTCCGCGATCATCAGGGAGACCTCGTTCTGTTCCTTCTCCGTCCAGCGGAACTTCTTCAGGAAGGCGGCCGCGTCGCCGCCCTTGTCCGCGAAGCGGGTGTTGAGGAACTTCTGGAGGGGGGTGTGGGGGTAGGCGCAGGCGACCTCGTCCGGGTCGGCGTCGCAGCCCTCGGTGTACTCGGGGAGCTTCACCTCCGTCATGGGCACCTTCTCGAAGAGCCACTGGGGCTTGTACCAGTAGGAGAGGAACGGCTTCTTCGCCTTGGCGAACTGCTGGATCTGGGTGATCTGCGCCGCCTCGGAGCCGGCGAAGACGACCTGGTAGTCCAGGTCCAGGTTCTTCACCAGGGCCTTGTCGTTGGTGACGTAGGACGGGGAGCCGTCCAGCAACTGGCCCTTGCCGCCGCTCTCCGCGGTGCGGAGCTGGTCGGCGTACTTGTCGAGGTTCTTCCAGTCGGTGACGTCCGGGTGCTGCTCGGCGAAGTACGTGGGCACGAACCAGCCGATGTGGCCGGTGACCCCGAGGTCGCCGCCGCGGGTGATGGTGCCCTTGTCCTCGATGTAGCGCTGCTCCTGCTCCGGGTGGCCCCAGTCCTCCAGGATGGCGTCCACCCGGCCCTGGCTGAGCGCGTCCCAGGCCGGGACCTCGTCGATCTGGACGGTGTCGACGCGGTAGCCGAGCTCCTTCTCCAGCAGGTACTGCGCGACGGCGACATTGGCCTGCGCGCCCACCCAGGACTGCACGGACAGGGTGACCGTGCGGGCACCCTGGGCGGCGGCGTACGGGGACGCCTGCTTCGTCATGTCGGCCGCGCCGCAGCCGGTGAGCACGGTCAGACCGAGGGCGGCGGCGAGGACGGCGAAACGCGGGCGAGCCATGTCAGGCCCCCTTTCCGGCGGGTGCGCGACGGTCCGTGGGCTGGGTGACGCGGTCGAGCATCAGGCCGAGGCAGACGATCGCGGCGCCCGCGACCAGTCCGGTCGCCAGGTCGCCCTGGGCGAGGCCGAAGACGACGTCGTAGCCCAGCGCGCCACCGCCCACCAGGCCGCCGATGACGACCACGGCGAGGACCAGGACGACACCCTGGTTCACCGCGAGCAGCAGCGCGGGCCGGGCGAGGGGCAGTTGGACCTGGAGGAGCTGCTGGCGGCCGGTCGCGCCCAGCGAGCGCGCGGCCTCCACGGCGGACGGGTCCACGGCGGCCATGCCCTGCGCGGTGATGCGGACGACGGCGGGCAGCGCGTACACCACGGCGGCGGCGACCGCCGGCGCGCGGCCGACGCCGAAGAGCGCGACCACCGGGATCAGGTACACGAACTGCGGCATCGTCTGGAAGACGTCCAGCACCGGGCGCAGCGCGCGGTTCAGCCGGGCGCTGCGGGCGGCGGCGATGCCGGTGGCGAAGCCGGCGACCAGGGTGACGGCGACGGCGGCCAGCACCTGGGACAGCGTGTCGAGCGCGGGCTCCCACACGCCGAGGACACCGATCCCGGCCATCGCGAGGACGGCCGTCGCGGCCGTGCGCCAGGTGCCGATGAGCAGGGCGAGCGCGCCGACCAGGAGCAGCACGGCCCACCAGGGCAGCCACGTCAGGCCGGAGCGCACCGGGTCCAGCACCCAGGTGGTGAAGTGGGCCGCCCAGTCGGAGGTGCCGCCGATGACGGGGACGCCGGTGTAGAGGTGGGCGGTCATCCAGTCGACGGCCCGGTTGACGGGCTCGGCGACGTCCAGCGTCCAGGCGTCGGGCCAGCCGAGCCGGCCGGTGAACCGGCCGGCCAGCGCGGCGGCGAGGGTGACGGCCGCGGCGATCGCCCAGCCGAGGCGGGCACCGCGGGCGGGGGCGTCGCCGAGGCGGGCGCCGGCGGCCGCGGTGACGCGGTCGAGGACGACGGCGAGCAGCACGATCGGGACGCCCGCGGCGAGCGCGGCACCGACGTCGACGGAGGCCAGCGCCTGGTAGACGCGGTCGCCGAGACCGCCGGCCCCGATCACGGAGGCGATGACGGCCATGGAGAGCGCCATCATGATCGACTGGTTGAGGCCGAGCAGGAGTTCCTTGCGGGCGAGCGGCAGCCGGGCGGTCAGCAGCCGCTGCCGGGCGGTCGCGCCGAGCGAGGCGGCGGCCTCCATCACCCCGGCGTCCGCGCCGCGCAGACCGAGCGCGGTCAGCCGGGCCATGGGCGGGGCCGCGTAGACGACGGTGGCGAGGACGGCGGCGGGCACGCCGATGCCGAAGACGAGGACGACCGGCAGCAGGTAGGCGAAGGCGGGGAGCACCTGCATGGTGTCGAGGACGGGGCGCAGCACGCGGTGCATCCGGTCCGAGAGGCCGGCGGCGAGACCGAGGAGGCCGCCGAGCAGCACGGACGCGGCGACGGCGACGGCCATCAGGGCCAGCGTCTGCATGGTGGGCACCCACATGCCGAGGAGCCCGCAGGCGGCGAACGCCGCGACGGAGCCGAGCGCGAGGCGGACACCCGCGACGCGCCAGGCGATCACACCGGCGGCCGCGGTGACACCGGCCCAGCCGGCGGCGAGCAGCACCAGGTAGACCGCGCGCACCGAGAGCACGACGGCGTTGCTGACGTGGCCGAGGACGTAGAGGAAGAGGGGGTGGCTGTCCCGGTTGTCGATGATCCAGTCGCTGGTGTCGCCGAGCGGTCCGGAGAGGTCGACGGCCATCCGGCCGGGCCAGGTGCCGCCGCCGAGGAGGACGGCGCCGAGGACGAGCAGCACGGCGGTCCCGGCGGCGATGAGCCGCGTGCGGTGCCGGGCGAGCGAGCGTCGCGCCGACCGGGAGGACGCCGCGGCCGCGGGGGACGTCGCGGCCGCGGCGTCGGGGGCGTCCCCGGTGGAGGTGCCGACGGGCGTGGCGGTGGCGGTCACCGGCCCCACCGCCCGGGGGCGGGGGCGGTCGTGACCGGCCGGGGCGCGGGGAGGGCACTCACCGGCCGGGGCACGGGGAGGGCACTCACCGGCCGCGGCGCGGGGATGCGGGGTATCCGGGGGCCGCAGCCCGTCAGGCGCGGGGTGCGGGGGCCGAGGGTGCGGGCCGCCGTGGCCGAGCCGGGGCGGCGCGGCGCGGCGGAGGCGCGGTCGTGCGGGGTGCGGGGGCCCGGTATGCGGGGGGTGTCGTGCGGGGTGCGGGGCGTGCGCGGGTCGGAGGCGGGGCGGAGGGCGCGGGGGCCCGGCGGGGGCCAGGTGGTGTGGGAGTGCATCAGGCCACCGCCTTCCGCGCCGGGGGCGTGACACCGGCGACCACGCCCAGCAGCCCCGCGTGGTCGACGACGCCCAGGCAGCGGCCGCCCTCGACGACGCGGGCGGACTCGCCGGTGCGGGCGACGGCCTCGATGGCCTCGTGGACGGTGGCGTCCGGCGCGAGGGCCGGGCCGGTCTCCGTCTCGGCGGCGGCCGCCGGGCGCATCGCGGCGCGCACGGTCATGACCTGCTCGCGCGGCACGTCCCGGACGAAGTCGCGGACGTAGTCGTCGGCCGGCGAGCCGACGATCTCCTCGGGGGTGCCGAGCTGCACGATCCGGCCGTCGCGCATCAGCGCGATCCGGTCGCCGAGGCGCAGCGCCTCGGCGAGGTCGTGGGTGATGAAGACCATGGTGCGGCCCTCCTCCCGGTGGAGGCGGACGACCTCCTCCTGCATGTCCCGCCGGATCAGCGGGTCGAGCGCGCTGAACGGCTCGTCGAACAGCAGCACCTCCGGGTCGACGGCGAGCGCGCGGGCGAGGCCGACGCGCTGCTGCTGGCCGCCGGAGAGCTGGCCTGGGCGCCGGTGCTCCAGGCCGGCGAGGCCGACCTTCTCCACGAACCCGGCCGCCCGCGTACGCCGTTCCGCGCGCCCGACGCCCTGGATCTCCAGGCCGTAGGCGATGTTGTCGAGGACGGAGCGGTGCGGCAGCAGGCCGAAGTGCTGGAAGACCATGGCGGCCCGGTGGCGGCGCAGGGCGCGCAGCCGGCCCGCGTCCATGGAGAGCACGTCCTCGCCGTCGATGGCGATCGCGCCCGAGGTGGGTTCGATCAGCCGGGTCAGACAGCGCACCAGCGTGGACTTGCCGGAGCCGGACAGGCCCATGACGACGAAGACCTCGCCCTTGCGGACGTCGAAGGAGACGCCGCGCACGGCGGCGGTGCAGCCGGTGCGCTCGCGCAGCTCGGCGGCGTCGAGCGAGGCGAGTTCCGGGTCGGCGGGGACCCGGTCGGCCTTCGGGCCGAAGACCTTCCACAGGTCGCGCACGGCGAAGACGGGCGGCGCCGCCTCGGGGGTGTCGGGTGCGCCGGATGCGGCGGGTGCGGTGGCGGTACTCATCGGCTCGTGCCTCCCAGCAGGTCGGCGCACTTCTCGCCGACCATGAGGACGCCGATCATCGGGTTCACGGCGGTCATGGTCGGGAAGACGGACGCGTCGGCGATCCGGATGTTCTGCAGGCCCCTGATCCTCAGGTCGGGGGCGACGACGGCGAGTTCGTCGTCGGCCGCGCCCATCCGGCAGGTGCCGGCGGGGTGGTAGACGGTGTGCGCGACCTGGCGGGCGTAGGCGCTCAGCTCCTCGTCGGAGGTGATCTCCGGGCCCGGGCAGACCTCCCGCTTCAGCCAGCCGGCCAGCGGCTCGGTGGCGGCGATCTCGCGGGCGACGCGGATGCCGTCGACCAGGGTCCGGCCGTCGTAGTCGTCCTCGTCGGTGAAGTACCGGAAGTCCAGGGCGGGCTTGACCGCGGGGTCGGCGCTCGTCAGGTAGAGCCGGCCGCGGCTGCGGGGCTTCGGGATGTTCGGCGTCATCGACACGCCGTGCGCGGGGCGTTCGTAGCCGATCCGCTCCGGATTGTCGGTGAACGGGATCTGGTAGAAGTGGAACATCAGGTCCGGCCCGGCGGACGCGGGGTCGCGGCGGACGAAGAGCCCCGCGTCGGAGTCCATCGCGGAGTTCTCCGGGATGGGGCCGTGGGTCTCCCAGACGATCACCGACTCGGGGTGGTCGAGCAGGTTCTCGCCGACGCCCGGCAGGTCGTGGACGACCGGGATGCCGAGCTTCTCCAGGTCGGCACAGGGCCCGATGCCGGAGTGCAGCAGCAGCCGCGGGGTGTCCACCGCGCCCGCGCACACCAGCACTTCGCGCCGGGCGCGCACGACGTGCTCCGCGCCGTCGGCGGTGCGGATGTGCACGCCGGTGGCCCGGGTGCCCTCCAGCTCCAGCCGGAACGCCCAGGTCTCCAGGGCGATGTGGAGGTTGGGCCGGTCCAGGAACGGGTGCAGATAGGCGACCGAGGCGGAGGAGCGCTTGTTGTCCTCCGGGTGGTACGCCAGGTCGAAGAAGCCGGTGCCCTCGTGGAAGGGCGCCCGGTTGAAGCCCTCGACGCGCGGCACCGACAGGGCCGCCTGCGCGGCGTCGACGAAGTCGCGGGCGATGGCGTTCCGGTCGGCCTCGTCGACGGGGACGATGTTGTTGCGCAGCCGGCCGAAGTACGGGTCCATCGCGGCGGCGTCCCAGCCCTCGGCGCCCGCCTCGGCCCACTCGTCCCAGTCGGACGGCAGCGGCTTGAAGGCGATCAGGGTGTTGTGGGACGAGCAGCCGCCGAGCACCCGGGCGCGGCTGTGGCGGATGTGCGAGTTGCCGCGCGGCTGCTCGGTCGTCGGGTAGTCGTAGTCCAGCTCGCCGCCGAGCAGGCCCATCCAGCGGCGCAGGGTGAGCACGTCGTCGCGGCCGACGTCGCTGGGGCCGCCCTCGATGACGGCGACGGTGACGTCCGGGTCCTCGGTCAGCCGGGAGGCGATCACCGATCCGGCGGTGCCGCCGCCGACGACGACGTAGTCGTAGACCTGGTTCTCGTGGTTCTCGGTCATGGGTCCGTCCCCCGTGCTCAGCCCGCGAACCAGCGCACGGGGCGCGGGGCGAGGTTCTCGTAGACGTGCTTGGACTCGCGGTACTCGGCGAGGCCCGTCGGCCCGAGCTCGCGGCCGGTGCCGGACTTGCCGAAGCCGCCCCACTCCGCCTGCGGCAGATAGGGGTGGAAGTCGTTGATCCAGACCGTGCCGTGGCGCAGCCGGGCGGCGACCCGCCGGGCGCGGGCGGTGTCGGCGCTCCACACGCCGCCGGCCAGGCCGTACTCGGTGTCGTTGGCGAGGGCGACGGCCTCGTCCTCGGTGGTGAAGGTCTCCACGGTGAGGACCGGGCCGAACACCTCCTCGCGGATCACGCGCATGTCGCGGTGGCAGTGGTCGAGCACGGTGGGCCGGTAGAAGAAGCCGGGCCCCTCGGGCTTCTCGCCGCCGGCGCGGAGCACGGCGCCCTCCCTCAGCGCGGAGGCGACGAAGTCCTCGGTCTTCGCGAGCTGGGCGGCGGAGACGAGGGGGCCGCACTCGACGCCCTCGTCGGTGCCCCGGCCGAGGCGTATCCGCTCGGCGCGGCGGGCGAGTTCGGTGACGAAGCGCTCGCGCACCGACTCCTCGACGATCAGCCGGGAGCCGGCCGAGCAGACCTGGCCGCTGTGGATGAAGGCGGCGTTGAGCGCCTGGTCGACGGCGGTGTCGAAGCCCTCGTCGGTGGCGCAGGCGTCGGCGAAGACGACGTTCGGGTTCTTGCCGCCGAGCTCCAGGGCGACCTTCTTCACGCCCTCGGCCGCCGCCTTGGCCACCTTGACCCCGCTGACGAGGCCGCCGGTGAAGGAGACCAGGTCGACGTCCGGGTGCTCGGCGAGGCGGGCGCCCACGGTGGCTCCGGGGCCGGTGACGATGTTGGCGGCGCCGAGCGGCAGCCCGGCCTCCATCAGCAGCTCGACGAGCACGACCGTGGTCAGCGGGGTGATCTCGCTGGGCTTGACGACGAAGGTGTTGCCCGCGGCGAGGGCGGGCGCGATCTTCCAGCTCGCCTGGAGCAGCGGGTAGTTCCACGGCGTGATCAGCGCGCAGACGCCGACCGGCTCGTGCACGACGACGCTGTGGATGTCGTCCGACCCGGCGTCGACGACCCGGCCGCCGCTCTCCGCCGCCAGCAGGTCGGCGAAGTAGAGGAAGGCGTCGCGCACGCAGTCGACGTCGACGCGGCCCTCCTCCAGCGTCTTGCCCGCGTCCCGGCTCTCCAGGGCGCCGATCCGCTCCCGGTCCCGCTCCAGCAGCCCGGCGACCCGGCGCAGCAGCGCCGCGCGGTCGGCGGCCGGCGTACGGGGCCAGGACCCGTCGTCGAAGGCCGCCCGGGCGGCGGCGACGGCGTCGTCGGTGTCCGCGACGTCGCCCTCCGACACGACCGCGAACACGTTCGCGTCGACGGGGTCGATGATCTCGCGGGTGGCGCCGGAGACGGCCGCTCGCCACTCTCCGCCCACATGGATGGTCTGTTGTGCTGCCGACACGTCGCGTTGTGGCCTTTCGTTCCCGGTACTTCCCCCTGCCGGTCGCCCCGGCGATCGGGCCGCCTGCCCCCGCCCCGCCGATCCATGCGTATCGCTTCACGGATAGTGGGCCGCTTCACACCGCGCGTGAGACGGGGGTCACGCCCCGGCGGGCGGCTTCCGCCCGTCCGGCGGAGCCGGGGTGGCGGGCGGCTTCAGCCCGTCCGGCGCGGTGCCCGGCGGAGCCGGGGTGGCGGGCGGCTTCAGCCCGTCCGGCGATTGAGGACACGGCCGCAGGCCGTGCCACGACCACCGGGCCCGCGCCCGGAGCGCTGCGTTCCCGACCGCGGCCCGGTGGCCGCGGCACCACGCTGCGCGCGGTGTCCTCAAACGCCGGACGGGCTGAAAGGGCAAGCGCCCCGGGACCGGAGCCTCAACCGCCGACGGGCCCCGAAGGGCCGGCAACCTCAGCCCGTCCGGCGATTGAGGACACGGCCGCAGGCCGTACCCCGACCACCGGGCCGCGCCCGGAGCGCCGCGTTCCCGACCGCGGCCCGGTGGCCGCGGCACCACGCTGCGCGCGGTGTCCTCGAACGCCGGACGGGCTGGAAAGGCAGCCCCACGCCAAGCGCCCCGCAGGGAAAAGGCGTTGTTCCGCCGGAGCGGGCGCCGCTAGCGTCAGCGCATCGACGTGTAGCTCAGTCAGCCAGAGCGCCGGGCTTCGGACCCGGAGGGCGCGGGGGCGGAACCCGCCACGTCGGCTTATGGACGAGAACGCTGAGCAGCAGCATCCGACCGCGTCGCCCTCCTACGCCCGCGCCGAGCTGGCGCGGGCCTTCACCACCTCGGTGACCCACGGGGATCCGGCCACCCGTGAGCGCGCCACGGCGCGCGTCGCGCGGTGGCGGGCCGTCCTCGCGGGCATGGCGGACGGGCGGCTGCGCATCGGATCGCGCACCCCGGTCGCCGGGCTTCCCGCCTGGGTCACCCCCGAGGTCGTCCGCGGCGGCTTCGCCACCGGGCAGCCCGCCGCCGGCGGTCCGCTGCTCCCCCACGAGACGGCCGCCGCCGAGCGGGCCGGTGTCCCCGGGGACCGGCGGGCGCTCTTCGCCCACTTCCTGACCGAGCCCGGCCTCACCGAGCTGTGGGAGCTGCTGGACAGCGGCCGCTACGAGGTCGCCCTCCCCGAGGAGGCCGCGCTGCTGACGGTGGCGTGGCTGGTCCGGGCCGGGGAGACGGACGCCGCGCTGGAGCTGGTGAAGACCTTGGAGCCGTTCGCCGGACGGCTGCGCATGCTGCCGCGCCCCTCGGACGTCTCCCCGCCCGGCCCCGGCGCGCTCCACCGCAGGACCGCCGACGACGCCGGCTGGTCGCTGGCCCTGCGCGGCCCGAACGGCAGGGTCGAGGCCCAGCGCGAGTCGCTGGCGGTCTGGCTGCCGTTCGCCGACGAGCTGCTGTCGCACTGGCTGGAGGTACGGGAGCCCGACGGCACCTCCCGGAACGCCCCGGACCAGGGCCGCACACCCGCCCCGCACGCCCCCGCCGCGCACGCTCCCGCCCCGCACGCCCCCGCCGCGTACGACGCGGACTGGCTGGCGCGCGGCGACGCGCTGCTGCGCCGCTACCGCCGCCTGGCCGAGGAGCACACCCGGTGCGCCAAGCACCGCCGCCCCCGGGAGAACGCGGCGATCCTGCGGGCCGCGCTGGAGGACGTCGTGGCGGGCCGCCGGCCCGCCGCCCGGCTGGAGGGGCTGCTGCGGCACGCGGTGGCGTCGATGGTGCGCAAGCGCGGCGTCCCCGGTTCGGCGCGGCACGCGGCGCTCCGCGGTGAGCAGGCCCGCCAGGCCGCGCTGCCCGCGCACCACCTGCTGGCGCAGCTCGTGGTGGTCCGGCTGTCCGGGCTTCCGCAGGGCGTCGGCATCGCCGACACGGCCCCGCTGCTCGCCCCGGTGAGCGCGCGGGAGGCCGAGGAGAGCGGACTGCCGGCCGGTACGGAGATGCCGCCGTCGGTGCGCGCCACCGTGGAGTCGGCGCTGAGCGCGCCGCTCGCCGTGCTGGTGGAGCGGGGTGTGGTGCCGTCCGCCGAGGTGCTGGCGGAGCTCGTGCCGCAGCTCGTCGCGGCCACCACCGCCGACGCCTACCGGGACGGGGCGCTGCGCACCCTGATGGCGTCCGTGTACCGGGCGTTCCGCAACCGGCGTTCGCTGCTGCTGCTCCACCTGGCGAGCCAGGTGCGTGTCGAGGAGCTGCCCTGGGTGCGCGCCGTGGCCGGGCACCGCGGCGGCGACGAGGCCGTGGCGGACGCCGCCCGCGCCGCCCTGCGCGAGCTGGGCACGCTCGCGGTGCAGGCGTTCCCGGGGACGCTGCTGCCGAATCCGCTGGTGCGGGAGATGTCGGTGCTCGCGCGCGAGGCCGATCTCGGCGTGCCGTTCACGGAGGAGCTGGCCGCGGACATCTTCATGGGCGAGTTCGGGCCCAAGTTCCTCGTCGCGGCACGGGTCGCGGCGGAACTGCTGCGCGGGACGCTCTACGAGCGCTACTACGGCGTCGACTACGCCGCCGTGCGCAACCTGGCGATCACCGAGGCGGGGCGCGCGGCGGGCCGTTCGCGCCCCGCGCGCACCTCGCCCGAGTTCGGGCGGTTGTGCGCCGAGCGGGCGGCGGCCGAGCGGACCGGCGGCGGCCGGGGCGGGTCCGTGGCGGCCAACGGCACGGTGATCGAGCAGGCGCAGATCCTGACCACCCACAATCTGGCGACGCTCGTGGGCCGGGTCGGCATCACGCCCGAGCCGGGCCACGACGCCCTCGCCGCGCGCTGCTTCCACACCGTGTGCCGGCTCGCCGCACGGGTGCACGGCGAGCGGCGTCCGCTCGCGACCATCAAGGACGCGGCGTACGCGTGGCGGCAGATGGTGTTCCACCTGTCGCTGTGCGCGGACGACCGCCGCGCCGCCGTACTGGTCGCGCTCGACGGACAGGCGGCCCGGTACCCGGAGCACGTCGCGGCGCGGCTGGCGCCCGCCCTGGCCGGACTGCGGCTGACCGCCGCCGGGGGCGCCTTCGGGCCCGACGGCACCGCGGACGGCGGCCGGGCGCGGCGGCTGGTCGGCTGGTCGACGGGGTGGCACTGGATGCGCGACGAACGTCCGTCGGACACCGCCCGGGCCGCCTCGCGCACCTGACGCCGTCCCGGCCGTCCCGCCCCGGTCCGGACGGCCGGAAGGAGCTCTCGGCCGCAGGCCCTAGAGTCGCGGGCATGACCACGACCTTCAGCGAGCCGCTGCGGCGGCTCACGGAACGCCATGCCGCCTGGGGCGCCGAACAGCTCGACACCTTCAACGAGTTCCTCCCCGTCGGCGACTGGAGCGCCGATCTCGGGCAGCGCCTGTTCCGTCAGTCGGGGAAGGAGCTGCGGATCTCGCTGCTCGGCACGTTCGAGGTCAACGAGTGCTCCTGGCTGTGGGCGTGGGCCAACCCCGGCTTCGCCTCCTCGCCGCTCGCCGAGGCGGCCGAGGCGGTCCGGGCCTACGGACACGCGCACGGGGTGCCGGAGTTCACCGGGGAGCTGGTCCCGCTCGACGGCCACGAGGACCCGCGGACTGCGGCGGAGACCCTGGCGTTCACGGCGATGGGCGTCCTCGGCGCGACCGGCTACCTCGGGGTCCAGGCCAGCCCGGACGCGCGCGCCTACATGGTCCCGGACGACCCGCAGGTCCCCCGCGCCGAGCCGGACGCGATCACGCTGCCCCGGGTGCTGCTCACCGGGGCCTCCCTGGTGCCCTGCTCGGCGCGCGCCGTGGTCGAGGGGTACGTCGCCCACCACGCCCTGCCGCACCGCGCCGCGGCGGACCGGCTGAGCGCGGGCCTGCCCGACGGCGGCACCGTGGAGGTCCTCTTCGACGAGCACGACCGCATCGCCTCCGTCCGCGTCAACACGGGCGCGCCCGCGGCGTCCTGAGCGACCGGAGCCTCGCTCCGGTACTTCCCCGGGACGGCATGCCACCGCCCCCGCCGGCCGGAGCCGACGGGGGCGGTGTGCGAGGTGCGGGGCGGCTCAGATGAGGCCGAGCTCGCGGACGGCCGCGCGCTCCTCCTCCAGCTCCTGCACGGACGCGTCGATGCGCGCACGCGAGAACTCGTTGATGTCCAGGCCCTGGACGATCTCGTAGCGGCCGTCCTTGGTGGTGACGGGGAACGAGGAGATCAGGCCCTCCGGGACGCCGTAGGAGCCGTCCGACGGGATGCCCATGGAGGTCCAGTTGCCCTCGGCGGTGCCGTTGACCCAGGTGTGGACGTGGTCGATGGCGGCGTTCGCGGCCGAGGCGGCCGAGGAGGCGCCGCGCGCCTCGATGATC
This window contains:
- a CDS encoding quaternary amine ABC transporter ATP-binding protein; the encoded protein is MSTATAPAASGAPDTPEAAPPVFAVRDLWKVFGPKADRVPADPELASLDAAELRERTGCTAAVRGVSFDVRKGEVFVVMGLSGSGKSTLVRCLTRLIEPTSGAIAIDGEDVLSMDAGRLRALRRHRAAMVFQHFGLLPHRSVLDNIAYGLEIQGVGRAERRTRAAGFVEKVGLAGLEHRRPGQLSGGQQQRVGLARALAVDPEVLLFDEPFSALDPLIRRDMQEEVVRLHREEGRTMVFITHDLAEALRLGDRIALMRDGRIVQLGTPEEIVGSPADDYVRDFVRDVPREQVMTVRAAMRPAAAAETETGPALAPDATVHEAIEAVARTGESARVVEGGRCLGVVDHAGLLGVVAGVTPPARKAVA
- a CDS encoding ABC transporter substrate-binding protein, which gives rise to MARPRFAVLAAALGLTVLTGCGAADMTKQASPYAAAQGARTVTLSVQSWVGAQANVAVAQYLLEKELGYRVDTVQIDEVPAWDALSQGRVDAILEDWGHPEQEQRYIEDKGTITRGGDLGVTGHIGWFVPTYFAEQHPDVTDWKNLDKYADQLRTAESGGKGQLLDGSPSYVTNDKALVKNLDLDYQVVFAGSEAAQITQIQQFAKAKKPFLSYWYKPQWLFEKVPMTEVKLPEYTEGCDADPDEVACAYPHTPLQKFLNTRFADKGGDAAAFLKKFRWTEKEQNEVSLMIAEQKLSPEEAARKWVAANEPTWREWLPQG
- a CDS encoding Uma2 family endonuclease codes for the protein MTIAPDDAQHDARLYEVMREFVQSMDDTLPGKFEITKEGIVHDMMSPARPHELTVLRVRRRLEQVLPEGLVAHTGTPDVEHAGEGVMRHPDVMVIAEADMEGEGSFDPYTVLAAIEVVSRSNPDNDWVGKMRDYPLLGIPVYALFDPRTGSGAVLGDIHTTPAGPRYAARREFVYGEKVTIGDWTIPTEGLPLYAD
- a CDS encoding helix-turn-helix domain-containing protein; protein product: MDTPQISAPSRAPSRVPGRVTAFGVVHVHAIHTERFTIVGNHLAQHGALSLTAIGLAVHIQSLPDGAKVGVKALSARFPESEARIATALRELETHSYLRRFVERLPGGKVVTRTLSYARPEGVREAVPPEPVRPVEPVRPAPAPVAPVEPEPEPVPVPEAAAPPPEPGTPPAPLPEPAAYDPDRHRTASGLLSALRRDDARLLLSAHEVRRLTPAVSAWLEREAHPDAVRLALTTGLPATLRRPAGLLAHRLATLLPPPLPAPPPPPLPMRNCDGCERGIRAPEGELCRDCRGTAARAA
- a CDS encoding GMC family oxidoreductase, encoding MTENHENQVYDYVVVGGGTAGSVIASRLTEDPDVTVAVIEGGPSDVGRDDVLTLRRWMGLLGGELDYDYPTTEQPRGNSHIRHSRARVLGGCSSHNTLIAFKPLPSDWDEWAEAGAEGWDAAAMDPYFGRLRNNIVPVDEADRNAIARDFVDAAQAALSVPRVEGFNRAPFHEGTGFFDLAYHPEDNKRSSASVAYLHPFLDRPNLHIALETWAFRLELEGTRATGVHIRTADGAEHVVRARREVLVCAGAVDTPRLLLHSGIGPCADLEKLGIPVVHDLPGVGENLLDHPESVIVWETHGPIPENSAMDSDAGLFVRRDPASAGPDLMFHFYQIPFTDNPERIGYERPAHGVSMTPNIPKPRSRGRLYLTSADPAVKPALDFRYFTDEDDYDGRTLVDGIRVAREIAATEPLAGWLKREVCPGPEITSDEELSAYARQVAHTVYHPAGTCRMGAADDELAVVAPDLRIRGLQNIRIADASVFPTMTAVNPMIGVLMVGEKCADLLGGTSR
- a CDS encoding ABC transporter permease subunit; the encoded protein is MTATATPVGTSTGDAPDAAAATSPAAAASSRSARRSLARHRTRLIAAGTAVLLVLGAVLLGGGTWPGRMAVDLSGPLGDTSDWIIDNRDSHPLFLYVLGHVSNAVVLSVRAVYLVLLAAGWAGVTAAAGVIAWRVAGVRLALGSVAAFAACGLLGMWVPTMQTLALMAVAVAASVLLGGLLGLAAGLSDRMHRVLRPVLDTMQVLPAFAYLLPVVLVFGIGVPAAVLATVVYAAPPMARLTALGLRGADAGVMEAAASLGATARQRLLTARLPLARKELLLGLNQSIMMALSMAVIASVIGAGGLGDRVYQALASVDVGAALAAGVPIVLLAVVLDRVTAAAGARLGDAPARGARLGWAIAAAVTLAAALAGRFTGRLGWPDAWTLDVAEPVNRAVDWMTAHLYTGVPVIGGTSDWAAHFTTWVLDPVRSGLTWLPWWAVLLLVGALALLIGTWRTAATAVLAMAGIGVLGVWEPALDTLSQVLAAVAVTLVAGFATGIAAARSARLNRALRPVLDVFQTMPQFVYLIPVVALFGVGRAPAVAAAVVYALPAVVRITAQGMAAVDPSAVEAARSLGATGRQQLLQVQLPLARPALLLAVNQGVVLVLAVVVIGGLVGGGALGYDVVFGLAQGDLATGLVAGAAIVCLGLMLDRVTQPTDRRAPAGKGA